In a genomic window of Cytobacillus sp. FSL H8-0458:
- a CDS encoding YebC/PmpR family DNA-binding transcriptional regulator, producing the protein MGRKWNNIKEKKASKDANTSRVYSKFALEIYVVAKQGEPDPEANQALKFVLERAKTYNVPRNIIDRAIEKAKGGAEENYDELRYEGFGPSGSMIIVDALTNNVNRTASNVRAAFGKNGGNMGVSGSVSYMFDSTAVIGIEGKSEEEVLEILMEADVDARDILEEEDTVIVYAEPDQFHAVQEAFKSAGINEFAVAELTMLPQNEVNLEADAQAQFEKLIDALEDLEDVQRVYHNVDLGE; encoded by the coding sequence ATGGGCCGTAAATGGAACAATATTAAAGAAAAGAAAGCATCAAAAGACGCAAATACGAGCCGTGTATATTCCAAGTTTGCACTTGAAATATATGTGGTTGCAAAGCAAGGTGAGCCTGATCCGGAAGCAAACCAGGCTTTAAAATTTGTGCTTGAACGTGCAAAAACATATAACGTGCCAAGAAATATTATTGATCGTGCAATTGAGAAAGCAAAAGGCGGAGCGGAAGAAAACTATGATGAGCTTCGCTACGAAGGATTCGGGCCTAGCGGATCTATGATTATTGTTGATGCATTAACGAATAACGTAAATCGCACAGCTTCTAATGTACGTGCTGCATTCGGAAAAAATGGCGGGAATATGGGTGTGAGCGGATCTGTTTCCTATATGTTCGACTCAACCGCTGTAATCGGCATTGAAGGCAAATCAGAGGAAGAAGTACTGGAAATTCTGATGGAAGCAGACGTAGATGCACGTGATATCCTGGAAGAAGAAGATACAGTAATTGTTTATGCAGAACCCGATCAGTTTCATGCAGTTCAGGAAGCATTCAAGTCAGCAGGCATCAATGAGTTTGCTGTTGCTGAATTAACAATGCTCCCGCAAAATGAAGTTAACCTTGAAGCTGATGCACAGGCACAATTTGAAAAGCTGATTGACGCCCTTGAAG
- a CDS encoding Gfo/Idh/MocA family protein gives MREKIKVGLIGMGAVGEKILRQFRQHEKLEIAALCDRNAKRLDKFKAELPDAAMHTNYLDLLQDETIKLIYLGVPPKFHHTIAMDIIKSGKHLLCEKPLANSIEEAKEMYESAENAGIIHAMNFPMAYSPAFKLFRDKIHNGKLGKIKKVELHMQFKQWPREWQQNDWISSREQGGFIREVAPHFIHMIHDIFGELEDVHSFVEYPEDERECETSFSALLTLPGGIPVLFNGIAGIGQQEHLSFKVFGDKGTLDMQNWSILVQTMTENSGEIIRPAEPETSLPAELLKAISGDKALLVSFKEGHQVQKVLERILLS, from the coding sequence GTGAGAGAAAAGATTAAAGTTGGATTGATAGGGATGGGTGCCGTTGGGGAAAAAATACTCCGTCAATTTCGGCAGCATGAGAAGTTGGAGATTGCAGCACTTTGTGATCGAAATGCTAAGCGACTAGATAAATTTAAGGCTGAGCTGCCGGATGCTGCAATGCATACCAATTATCTGGATTTGCTTCAGGATGAAACCATCAAGCTGATCTATTTAGGTGTTCCGCCAAAATTTCATCATACAATAGCAATGGATATTATAAAGAGCGGCAAGCATCTTCTTTGTGAGAAACCTCTGGCTAATTCTATTGAAGAGGCAAAGGAAATGTATGAATCGGCTGAGAATGCCGGGATCATCCACGCAATGAATTTTCCCATGGCATATAGTCCAGCTTTTAAATTATTCAGGGATAAGATACATAATGGTAAGCTGGGTAAGATTAAGAAAGTCGAACTGCACATGCAGTTTAAGCAATGGCCGCGTGAGTGGCAGCAGAACGATTGGATTTCCAGCAGGGAACAGGGAGGATTTATCAGGGAGGTAGCACCCCACTTTATTCACATGATTCACGATATCTTCGGAGAATTGGAAGATGTCCATTCTTTTGTAGAATACCCTGAGGATGAACGTGAATGTGAAACAAGCTTTTCAGCATTATTAACGCTGCCAGGCGGCATTCCGGTTCTGTTTAACGGAATTGCAGGAATCGGGCAGCAAGAACATCTGTCTTTTAAAGTGTTTGGTGATAAAGGAACTTTAGATATGCAGAACTGGAGTATCTTAGTTCAAACTATGACTGAAAACAGCGGAGAAATTATAAGGCCTGCTGAGCCGGAAACCAGTCTTCCTGCAGAACTCCTCAAAGCAATAAGCGGAGATAAAGCGTTATTGGTATCCTTTAAAGAAGGGCATCAGGTGCAAAAGGTATTAGAAAGAATCCTATTGAGCTGA
- a CDS encoding thermonuclease family protein — translation MKVIRGTIITIVIVFMLLMSIAAPVAFIGLAVFLIGLYLNNQHRKYKINFKKSGWIMAAGFILSIFLATANSDATETVNEPEKEQIQPEENEAYKKAEEEKLAQEKAEEEEAKKQAEDQARIEAEQEEKQKQEEAEKQKQEQEQSQAAESLGLELVTVGRVVDGDTIETSDGRKVRLIGVNTPESTTKVEEYGKEASQFTTSELTGKKIWMQKDVSDTDRYGRLLRIVWLDIPADDMDEDEIREKMFNAHLVLKGYAEPSTYNPDVKYSEYLRKFGREAREANKGLWALGDEGTTKGDLDSAAVSGSSSNSGKSGSNDSSGTAGNSTSPERGSESYKNCTELRKVYPNGVPSTHPAYDSKHDRDKDNYACER, via the coding sequence TTGAAAGTTATAAGAGGGACTATTATTACTATTGTTATTGTGTTTATGCTGTTAATGAGTATAGCCGCACCTGTGGCATTTATCGGGTTAGCTGTCTTTTTAATTGGTTTATATTTAAATAACCAGCACCGTAAATATAAAATTAATTTTAAGAAATCGGGCTGGATTATGGCAGCTGGCTTCATTTTATCCATATTTTTAGCAACTGCAAATTCTGATGCAACCGAAACTGTGAATGAGCCTGAGAAGGAACAAATCCAACCAGAAGAGAATGAAGCATATAAAAAAGCTGAAGAAGAAAAGCTTGCCCAAGAGAAGGCTGAAGAAGAGGAAGCAAAAAAGCAAGCTGAGGATCAAGCACGGATAGAAGCAGAACAGGAAGAAAAACAGAAGCAGGAAGAGGCTGAAAAGCAAAAACAGGAACAGGAACAAAGTCAGGCTGCAGAGAGCTTGGGCCTTGAATTAGTTACCGTTGGCAGAGTAGTAGACGGTGACACGATCGAAACGTCTGACGGGAGAAAAGTCCGCCTGATTGGAGTAAACACTCCCGAATCAACAACAAAAGTAGAGGAATATGGAAAAGAGGCAAGCCAATTTACCACATCTGAGCTGACTGGCAAGAAAATTTGGATGCAAAAGGATGTTTCAGACACAGATCGGTATGGCCGCCTGCTGAGAATTGTTTGGCTTGACATTCCGGCGGATGATATGGACGAAGATGAAATACGTGAAAAAATGTTCAATGCCCATTTGGTACTGAAGGGTTATGCTGAACCCTCCACCTACAATCCGGATGTAAAATATAGTGAATACCTCAGAAAATTCGGCAGGGAAGCAAGAGAAGCCAACAAAGGGTTATGGGCCCTGGGAGATGAAGGAACGACTAAGGGGGACCTGGATTCTGCAGCTGTGAGCGGTTCGTCAAGTAATTCCGGTAAAAGCGGGTCGAATGACAGCAGCGGTACAGCCGGCAATTCAACTTCTCCAGAAAGAGGTTCAGAGTCCTACAAAAACTGTACGGAGTTAAGAAAGGTATATCCAAATGGTGTGCCATCCACACATCCTGCATATGATTCAAAGCATGATCGAGATAAGGATAATTATGCTTGCGAACGATAA
- the sdaAA gene encoding L-serine ammonia-lyase, iron-sulfur-dependent, subunit alpha has product MLFRNVAELVELAENKGVKIAEIMIQQEIEVTGLTREEIIAKMDRNLTVMEQAVERGLKGVTSVTGLTGGDAVLLQKYIQSGKALSGNILLDAVSKAVATNEVNAAMGIICATPTAGSAGVVPGTLFAVKEVLNPTRMEMIEFLFTSAAFGFVVANNASISGAAGGCQAEVGSASGMAAASIVEMAGGTPKQAAEAMAITLKNMLGLVCDPVAGLVEVPCVKRNAMGASNAMTAADMALAGITSRIPCDEVINAMFLIGQSMPSALRETAEGGLAATPTGRRLQEEIFGKKQ; this is encoded by the coding sequence ATGTTATTTAGAAATGTTGCTGAGCTTGTAGAGCTCGCTGAAAATAAAGGTGTAAAAATAGCTGAAATCATGATTCAGCAGGAGATAGAAGTAACGGGATTAACACGTGAGGAAATTATTGCTAAAATGGACCGCAACCTGACTGTCATGGAACAGGCAGTTGAGAGGGGACTGAAAGGGGTAACATCTGTTACAGGACTCACAGGCGGCGATGCAGTTCTTCTGCAAAAGTACATTCAGAGCGGAAAGGCTTTATCAGGAAATATTTTATTGGATGCTGTCAGCAAAGCAGTCGCAACCAATGAAGTGAATGCAGCTATGGGCATAATCTGTGCCACACCAACTGCAGGTTCAGCTGGCGTGGTGCCGGGTACATTGTTCGCTGTAAAAGAAGTCCTCAATCCTACGCGAATGGAAATGATTGAATTCCTGTTTACTTCTGCAGCATTCGGCTTTGTCGTGGCAAACAATGCTTCTATCTCAGGTGCTGCTGGAGGATGTCAGGCTGAGGTGGGGTCTGCAAGCGGCATGGCGGCAGCTTCCATTGTAGAAATGGCAGGCGGGACACCAAAGCAGGCCGCCGAAGCGATGGCAATAACACTTAAGAATATGCTGGGCCTTGTATGTGACCCAGTTGCCGGACTAGTAGAAGTTCCATGTGTAAAGCGGAATGCCATGGGTGCATCTAATGCAATGACAGCTGCGGATATGGCACTTGCCGGCATTACGAGCAGAATTCCATGTGATGAAGTCATTAACGCTATGTTCCTTATCGGGCAATCAATGCCTTCAGCACTAAGGGAAACAGCTGAGGGAGGACTCGCGGCAACCCCAACCGGCAGAAGACTGCAGGAAGAGATTTTTGGTAAAAAGCAGTAA
- the sdaAB gene encoding L-serine ammonia-lyase, iron-sulfur-dependent subunit beta, translating into MKYRSAFDIIGPVMIGPSSSHTAGAARIGRVARTLFGKQPSKAEISLYGSFAKTYKGHGTDVAIVGGILDFDTFDERIPSALQLAEEAGIEVIFTVEDTVTDHPNTVRVKLTEGDRDIELVGISIGGGTIEITELNSFELKLSGEHPAILVVHNDQFGVISAVTNILSKHQINIGHMEVSRKEKGKMAIMVIEVDQKICQDVMTELEGLPNITQIIRMVD; encoded by the coding sequence ATGAAATACAGATCAGCATTTGATATTATCGGCCCGGTTATGATCGGACCTTCTAGCTCTCATACAGCAGGAGCTGCACGCATTGGACGTGTTGCCCGGACTCTTTTTGGAAAACAGCCGTCCAAAGCAGAGATTTCCTTATATGGTTCTTTTGCAAAAACCTATAAAGGGCATGGCACGGATGTTGCGATTGTTGGAGGGATCCTTGACTTTGATACCTTTGACGAGCGAATCCCTTCAGCACTTCAATTAGCTGAAGAAGCGGGGATTGAAGTTATTTTTACAGTTGAAGATACCGTTACAGACCATCCTAATACGGTAAGAGTCAAGCTTACTGAAGGTGATCGCGACATTGAACTTGTAGGAATATCCATCGGCGGCGGAACAATTGAAATAACTGAACTGAATTCCTTTGAACTTAAATTATCCGGTGAACATCCTGCCATTTTAGTTGTTCATAACGACCAGTTTGGAGTTATATCTGCTGTAACGAATATTTTATCCAAGCACCAGATCAACATCGGCCATATGGAAGTTTCACGCAAGGAAAAAGGAAAAATGGCCATCATGGTCATTGAAGTGGATCAGAAGATCTGCCAGGATGTGATGACGGAGCTTGAAGGGCTTCCGAATATAACGCAAATTATCAGAATGGTTGACTAA
- a CDS encoding helix-turn-helix transcriptional regulator — translation MTKLRECHRPVFDLAIRTADMLVRMFGSRCEVAVHDFSDLKKSLIHIAGDITERKIGSPITDLVLNELAKNKNEVNDIANYKTQSKKGNVMKSSTIFLRDDENKVIGALCLNYDISLLMQFAGEIEEFISFDEHSSKSETFFNSVQDVIHEMVDQVLQGFKKAPSLMTLEEKVECVRQLEDKGTFLIKGATDYVASVLGVSKFTIYNYLQKIRTINELQPEAALEHK, via the coding sequence GTGACAAAGTTGAGGGAATGCCATAGACCTGTTTTTGATTTGGCGATCCGGACTGCAGATATGCTTGTGCGAATGTTTGGTTCCCGCTGTGAAGTGGCCGTGCACGATTTCAGCGACTTAAAAAAATCGCTTATCCATATAGCAGGAGATATAACAGAAAGAAAAATCGGCTCACCCATTACCGACCTTGTATTGAATGAACTAGCAAAAAATAAAAACGAAGTAAATGATATAGCGAATTATAAAACACAGTCCAAAAAAGGAAATGTCATGAAATCATCTACGATTTTTCTCAGGGATGATGAAAATAAAGTAATTGGCGCATTATGCCTAAATTATGATATTAGTCTGCTTATGCAATTCGCAGGAGAAATTGAAGAATTTATCAGCTTTGATGAACATTCCTCTAAATCGGAAACCTTTTTTAATTCCGTGCAGGATGTTATTCATGAGATGGTAGATCAGGTTCTTCAGGGATTTAAGAAGGCACCTTCATTGATGACGCTCGAAGAAAAAGTTGAATGTGTACGCCAGCTTGAAGATAAAGGGACATTCCTCATTAAAGGGGCAACTGATTATGTTGCATCGGTTCTGGGGGTTTCGAAATTTACCATCTATAATTACCTTCAAAAAATCAGAACGATTAATGAGCTCCAGCCGGAAGCAGCCCTGGAGCATAAATAG
- a CDS encoding HAMP domain-containing sensor histidine kinase: MSSLKKLSMKLGLLFLLILFGLETTMFFFLHSTLVESRVEEELIALQTRGNSHRAILEKHFDENTISHVALMESEATTDVVITNSTKEILGASVDSSLIQRYIEKPITSSEREGKTIGDNWKEEDYISTVSPIEQDGVLIGYVYMFQDTVWIESLISRLNEQFLIAGIIAIIFTITIIIFLSNALAKPLIKMKEATSQISSGDFSVSLPKTGDDELGDLARSIQLLAGDLNYLREERSEFLSSISHELRTPLTYIKGYADIVQKRNLSPEERNQYLSIILEETNRLSDMVKNLFDLAKIDKNTFDIIKKPIDLKEFTKKIETKFSPAFAEKGMQLSVSCRESIILSADGSRLEQIIFNLLDNAIKYSSAGDKTTVEVSRTKKHVIIRIKDSGRGISEEELPFIFNRFYRVDKSRARALGGTGLGLAIVKELVHAHGGTISVSSREGDGTEFEIVLKGETE; encoded by the coding sequence GTGAGTTCCTTGAAAAAACTTTCTATGAAGCTCGGCCTGCTTTTCCTTCTGATCCTTTTCGGGCTTGAAACAACTATGTTCTTCTTTTTACATAGCACCCTTGTCGAGTCCCGTGTGGAAGAAGAGCTCATAGCCCTGCAGACACGCGGCAATTCACACCGTGCTATACTCGAAAAGCATTTTGATGAAAATACGATTTCCCATGTAGCTCTGATGGAATCTGAAGCCACTACAGATGTAGTTATTACAAATTCAACCAAGGAGATCCTTGGTGCTTCTGTTGATAGCAGTTTGATTCAAAGGTACATAGAAAAGCCGATTACATCTTCTGAAAGGGAGGGCAAAACCATCGGGGATAATTGGAAAGAAGAAGATTATATTTCAACTGTCAGCCCGATCGAACAGGATGGAGTGCTGATTGGCTATGTATATATGTTTCAGGATACAGTCTGGATTGAATCGTTAATCTCTCGCTTAAATGAACAATTTTTAATCGCCGGTATCATTGCCATCATTTTTACCATTACGATCATCATCTTTTTATCAAATGCCCTGGCGAAACCGCTGATTAAAATGAAGGAAGCCACCTCACAAATAAGCAGCGGTGATTTTTCAGTTTCCCTTCCTAAAACCGGTGACGATGAACTTGGGGATTTAGCACGGTCCATCCAGTTATTGGCGGGCGACCTGAATTATCTCAGAGAAGAACGCAGTGAATTTTTATCCAGCATATCGCACGAGCTTCGCACCCCTCTTACTTATATAAAAGGATATGCGGATATAGTTCAGAAGCGGAACCTGAGCCCGGAAGAAAGAAATCAGTATTTATCGATTATCCTGGAGGAAACCAACCGGCTTTCAGATATGGTTAAAAATCTTTTCGATTTGGCTAAGATCGATAAAAATACTTTTGATATTATAAAAAAACCAATAGACCTGAAGGAATTCACGAAAAAAATTGAAACAAAATTTTCTCCGGCTTTCGCTGAAAAAGGCATGCAGCTATCTGTCAGCTGCCGTGAATCAATCATCCTTTCTGCGGATGGATCAAGGCTGGAGCAAATCATATTTAATCTTCTGGATAACGCGATTAAATATTCCTCAGCTGGAGATAAAACAACAGTAGAGGTAAGCAGGACCAAAAAACATGTCATCATCAGAATAAAGGATTCCGGAAGAGGAATCTCTGAAGAGGAACTGCCCTTTATCTTTAATCGTTTTTACCGAGTGGATAAATCACGTGCAAGAGCTCTTGGAGGTACAGGTCTTGGACTAGCCATTGTTAAAGAGCTTGTCCATGCCCATGGAGGGACTATATCTGTCTCAAGCAGAGAAGGTGACGGAACAGAATTTGAAATTGTTTTA